From one Nycticebus coucang isolate mNycCou1 chromosome 14, mNycCou1.pri, whole genome shotgun sequence genomic stretch:
- the LOC128564305 gene encoding olfactory receptor 1020-like has translation MTPGELALTSGNYTPVAKFILLGFSNYPDLQEFLFGAFLLVYTVTVVGNLGMMALIFTDARLHSPMYFFLSILSFLDICYSSVVTPKLLVNFLVSDKSISFEGCVVQLTFFVVHVTSESFLLASMAYDRFMAICQPLHYSSIMTKGTCIQLVAVSYAFGGANSAIQTGNVFALPFCGPNKVNHYFCDVPPLLLLACANTATAGMVLYVFSALVTLLPATVILTSYSLVLVAIGRMHSAAGREKALSTCASHFLAIAIFYSTLVFTYVQPHGATYDTNGQVVSVFYTIVIPMLNPFIYSLRNKEVKDALQRKLQSISHLLQGERRSIFQIPS, from the coding sequence ATGACACCTGGAGAACTAGCCCTCACCAGTGGCAACTACACCCCAGTTGCCAAGTTCATCTTGCTGGGATTCTCCAATTATCCAGACCTCCAGGAGTTTCTCTTTGGAGCCTTCCTACTTGTCTACACTGTGACAGTGGTGGGCAACCTGGGAATGATGGCGCTCATCTTCACAGATGCCCGTCTCCATAGCCCCATGTATTTCTTCCTCAGCATCCTCTCCTTCCTTGACATCTGTTACTCATCTGTGGTCACACCCAAGCTCTTGGTCAACTTTTTGGTCTCTGACAAGTCCATCTCTTTCGAGGGCTGTGTGGTCCAGCTGACCTTCTTTGTAGTGCATGTGACCTCCGAGAGCTTCCTGCTGGCCTCCATGGCCTATGACCGTTTCATGGCCATCTGCCAACCCCTCCATTACAGTTCTATCATGACCAAGGGGACCTGCATCCAGCTGGTGGCTGTTTCCTATGCCTTCGGTGGAGCCAACTCTGCTATCCAGACGGGGAATGTCTTTGCCCTGCCTTTCTGTGGACCCAACAAAGTCAATCACTACTTCTGCGATGTGCCACCCCTTCTCCTGCTGGCCTGTGCCAACACGGCCACAGCAGGTATGGTCCTGTATGTCTTCTCTGCTCTGGTCACCCTCCTGCCTGCTACAGTCATCCTCACCTCCTACAGTTTGGTGTTGGTGGCTATTGGGAGGATGCACTCAGCAGCTGGGCGGGAGAAGGCCCTCTCCACATGCGCCTCCCACTTCCTGGCCATTGCTATTTTCTACAGCACGCTAGTTTTCACTTACGTCCAGCCCCATGGAGCCACTTACGACACCAATGGCCAAGTGGTGTCCGTCTTCTACACCATCGTAATTCCCATGCTCAACCCCTTTATCTATAGCCTCCGCaacaaggaggtgaaggacgCTCTGCAGAGGAAGCTCCAGAGCATTTCTCATTTGTTGCAAGGAGAAAGACGTAGCATCTTCCAAATCCCATCATGA